Proteins co-encoded in one Brassica oleracea var. oleracea cultivar TO1000 chromosome C4, BOL, whole genome shotgun sequence genomic window:
- the LOC106339825 gene encoding uncharacterized protein LOC106339825 has product MRSGGCSVQQSLTHEAANMVKQAIALARRRGHAQVTPLHVASTMLSASTGLLRTACLQSNTHPLQCRALELCFNVSLNRLPTSTGSPMLVPCISNALVAAFKRAQAHLRRGSLENQQQPILAVKIDPEQLVISILDDPGVSRVMREAGFSSPHVKSKVEQSVSLMISSKKPKLTSAVRNKDVINGVDNLVDERRETFSEIENGTVLECSMKTSSTVTTALPAWLQKYMNENQSDRTDLDNSISDSVYKRPSEKTLDLSSLSPSSSSDTYAHTREVEYPSRFNELNDENLRTLCDALRSKAQKQKDVIPDISKAILSCRSRSAPRKLSNENRKEETWLLFQGVDVEAKEKIGRELAELVFGSQNSFVSINLRDKKRRRDEDSLSYTQRLFEAVSCDPHRVFFLEDIGEADYLCQMGFKKAIERGRVQSENGEDALLRDAIVILCCVRFISRSRSCSPPEEERKMRSSCISLDLNLSLHHDGDDGHCSDHIGLLDAVDAHILFSRSAI; this is encoded by the exons ATGAGAAGTGGAGGGTGTAGTGTCCAGCAATCCCTCACGCATGAGGCTGCAAACATGGTGAAACAAGCCATAGCCTTGGCTAGACGGCGAGGGCATGCTCAGGTCACGCCTCTCCATGTGGCTAGCACCATGCTCTCTGCTTCCACAGGTTTACTCAGAACAGCTTGCCTCCAATCCAACACTCATCCTCTTCAATGCAGAGCACTTGAGCTCTGTTTCAACGTCTCTCTCAACCGCCTCCCAACTTCCACAGGGAGTCCTATGTTGGTCCCTTGTATATCTAACGCTCTCGTTGCAGCTTTCAAGCGTGCACAGGCTCACCTGCGGCGTGGCTCCCTCGAGAACCAGCAACAACCAATCTTAGCCGTCAAGATTGACCCTGAGCAGCTTGTAATCTCCATTCTTGATGATCCTGGTGTCAGCAGAGTGATGAGAGAGGCTGGTTTCTCAAGTCCCCACGTGAAGAGCAAGGTGGAGCAATCCGTGTCTTTGATGATCTCCTCCAAGAAACCTAAACTAACTTCTGCAGTAAGGAACAAAGATGTCATAAACGGTGTAGACAATCTGGTGGATGAGAGGAGGGAGACCTTCAG TGAGATCGAAAACGGGACCGTTCTAGAATGCTCAATGAAGACAAGCAGTACAGTGACCACTGCTCTGCCAGCGTGGCTTCAGAAGTACATGAACGAGAACCAAAGTGACAGAACT GATTTAGATAACTCAATCTCTGATTCAGTATACAAAAGACCATCTGAGAAAACTCTAGACCTTTCTTCTCTTTCTCCTTCCTCTTCTTCCGATACTTATGCTCATACAAGAGAGGTGGAGTATCCCTCAAGGTTTAATGAGTTGAATGATGAAAACCTAAGAACTCTATGTGATGCCTTGAGAAGCAAGGCACAAAAGCAGAAGGATGTGATCCCTGATATCTCAAAAGCTATCTTAAGTTGTAGGTCAAGATCAGCACCTAGGAAGCTTAGCAACGAGAACCGAAAAGAAGAAACATGGTTACTTTTCCAAGGTGTGGATGTTGAGGCTAAAGAGAAGATAGGTAGAGAGTTGGCAGAGCTTGTGTTTGGGTCTCAGAACAGTTTTGTCTCAATTAACTTGAGAGACAAGAAAAGGAGGAGAGATGAAGATAGCTTGAGCTACACTCAGAGATTGTTTGAAGCTGTGTCTTGTGATCCACACAGAGTGTTCTTCCTGGAAGATATAGGGGAAGCTGACTATTTATGTCAGATGGGTTTCAAGAAAGCCATTGAGAGAGGAAGAGTCCAAAGTGAAAATGGTGAAGATGCTTTGCTTAGAGACGCCATAGTGATCTTGTGCTGTGTAAGATTTATCTCGAGATCAAGAAGTTGTTCACCTCCAGAAGAAGAGAGAAAGATGAGGAGTTCTTGTATATCTCTCGATCTAAACCTCTCTCTCCATCATGATGGTGATGATGGACATTGCAGTGATCATATTGGATTACTTGACGCTGTAGATGCACACATTCTTTTCAGCAGGTCGGCAATATGA